A stretch of the Flavobacterium sp. 5 genome encodes the following:
- a CDS encoding bifunctional precorrin-2 dehydrogenase/sirohydrochlorin ferrochelatase, with protein MERNELYPVFLKLHNINVLIVGGGNVGLEKLSFMLKSSPNANVEIVAKHFHLDIKVLAENHPSIKLTKSKFKKKMLKKRHMVIACTDDLEINKRVYDLARERYLICNIADTPDLCDYYLGGIVTKGNVKIAISTNGKSPTTAKRLREFFEEVIPEDINKMVENLNEYRKTLKGNFEEKVQRMNEITDSLKNKE; from the coding sequence ATGGAAAGAAACGAGTTATATCCTGTATTTTTAAAACTACACAACATCAATGTATTGATTGTTGGTGGAGGAAATGTTGGGTTAGAGAAGTTGTCTTTTATGTTGAAATCGAGTCCAAATGCCAATGTTGAGATTGTGGCAAAACACTTTCACTTAGATATTAAAGTTTTAGCGGAAAATCATCCTTCGATTAAATTGACTAAATCGAAGTTCAAGAAAAAAATGCTCAAAAAGCGCCACATGGTTATTGCTTGCACCGATGATTTAGAGATCAACAAGCGAGTTTATGATTTGGCACGAGAGCGTTATTTGATTTGCAATATTGCCGATACACCTGATTTATGTGATTATTATTTGGGTGGAATTGTAACCAAAGGGAATGTGAAAATAGCGATTTCAACCAATGGAAAATCGCCAACAACAGCCAAAAGGTTGCGAGAGTTTTTCGAAGAAGTAATTCCTGAGGATATCAATAAAATGGTTGAAAACCTAAATGAATACAGAAAAACGTTAAAAGGCAATTTTGAAGAGAAAGTTCAAAGGATGAATGAAATTACAGATTCATTAAAAAATAAAGAGTAA
- a CDS encoding NAD(P)/FAD-dependent oxidoreductase — protein MVKTDILIIGAGPTGLFTVFEAGLLKLKCHILDALPQPGGQLSELYPKKPIYDIPGFPEVLAGDLVDGLMEQIKQFEPGFTLGERAETIEKQEDGSFIVTSNKGKRFHAPVIAIAGGLGSFEPRKPLIEDIEFYEDKGVKYFIKNPEKFRDKRVVISGGGDSALDWSIFLSNVASEVTLIHRRNEFRGALDSVEKVQELKNSGKIKMITPGEVIGLNGAEHLESVDVDIDGAHRNIPTDYFIPLFGLTPKLGPIGDWGLEIEKNAIKVNNALDYQTNIPGIFAIGDVNTYPGKLKLILCGFHEATMMCQAAYQIINPGKKYVMKYTTVSGVDGFDGTRKEAPKAVVKAIV, from the coding sequence ATGGTTAAAACAGACATACTTATAATTGGAGCAGGACCAACAGGTTTATTTACAGTTTTCGAAGCAGGTTTATTAAAACTAAAATGTCATATTCTTGATGCATTACCACAACCAGGAGGGCAATTATCAGAGTTGTATCCTAAGAAACCTATTTATGATATTCCTGGATTTCCAGAAGTATTAGCAGGAGATTTGGTTGATGGATTAATGGAACAAATCAAACAATTCGAACCAGGATTTACACTTGGCGAACGTGCAGAAACTATCGAAAAACAAGAAGACGGAAGTTTTATTGTAACTTCAAATAAAGGAAAGAGATTCCATGCGCCAGTTATTGCTATCGCAGGAGGTTTAGGAAGTTTCGAACCAAGAAAACCATTAATCGAGGATATCGAGTTTTACGAAGATAAAGGAGTGAAATATTTCATCAAAAATCCAGAAAAATTTAGAGACAAAAGAGTTGTGATTTCTGGAGGTGGAGATTCAGCTTTAGACTGGAGTATCTTCTTGTCGAATGTGGCTTCAGAAGTAACTTTAATTCACAGAAGAAATGAATTTAGAGGTGCTTTAGATTCAGTTGAAAAAGTTCAAGAATTGAAAAATTCTGGAAAAATCAAAATGATTACGCCAGGAGAAGTAATTGGATTGAATGGTGCTGAGCATTTAGAATCTGTTGATGTAGATATCGACGGAGCGCACAGAAACATTCCAACAGATTATTTTATTCCACTTTTCGGATTGACTCCAAAATTAGGCCCTATTGGGGACTGGGGATTAGAAATTGAAAAAAATGCAATCAAAGTAAATAATGCTTTAGATTACCAAACAAATATACCAGGGATTTTCGCTATTGGAGACGTTAACACGTACCCAGGAAAACTAAAATTGATTCTTTGTGGATTCCACGAAGCGACTATGATGTGTCAGGCGGCTTACCAAATTATCAATCCAGGTAAAAAATACGTAATGAAATACACAACTGTTTCGGGTGTTGACGGATTCGACGGAACTCGTAAAGAAGCTCCAAAGGCAGTAGTGAAAGCGATAGTTTAG
- a CDS encoding sulfate adenylyltransferase subunit 1 — MEVLKIATAGSVDDGKSTLIGRLLYDTQSLTTDKLEAIEKSSKQKGYDYLDFSLATDGLVAEREQGITIDVAHIYFSTAKKSYIIADTPGHVEYTRNMVTGASTSQVSIILIDARKGVIEQTYRHFFINNLLRVKDVIVAVNKMDLVDYSEEVYNKIVADFQALNAKSAYKEQNVSYIPLSALTGDNVVETLGKMPWYTGQTILQHLEALESKDVYDNGKARFPVQTVIRPKTEEYHDFRGYAGKLYGNNIKVGDAVTVLPSLTESVVTNIHFFDQKFDEAKAGSSITIELENDINVTRGDMIVKSSELPKVEKDITTTVCWMDSKKLVAGAKYYVQHNTNRVLAKIDSVKNVIATDYSGSKEASQLSINEIGEVTIKLSKAIYFDAYNDNKSNGAFILIDATTNTTAGVGFIK, encoded by the coding sequence ATGGAAGTTTTAAAAATAGCAACAGCAGGAAGTGTAGATGACGGAAAAAGTACATTAATCGGAAGATTATTATACGATACTCAATCCTTAACTACAGATAAATTAGAAGCGATTGAAAAAAGTAGTAAGCAAAAAGGATATGATTATCTTGATTTTTCTTTGGCTACTGACGGATTGGTTGCAGAAAGAGAGCAAGGAATTACTATTGATGTGGCACATATTTATTTTTCGACTGCGAAAAAAAGTTACATCATCGCTGATACTCCAGGTCACGTAGAATATACACGTAACATGGTTACAGGTGCTTCGACTTCACAAGTTTCAATTATTTTGATTGATGCTCGTAAAGGAGTTATTGAGCAAACGTACCGTCACTTTTTTATCAATAATTTGTTGAGAGTAAAAGATGTGATTGTTGCGGTAAATAAAATGGATTTAGTTGATTACTCGGAAGAAGTTTACAACAAAATTGTAGCTGACTTTCAAGCATTAAATGCAAAAAGTGCTTACAAAGAACAAAACGTAAGTTACATTCCTTTGAGTGCTTTAACAGGAGATAATGTTGTGGAAACTTTAGGAAAAATGCCTTGGTACACAGGACAAACTATCCTTCAACATTTAGAAGCTTTAGAATCTAAAGATGTTTACGATAACGGAAAAGCACGTTTCCCAGTTCAAACGGTTATTCGTCCAAAAACGGAAGAGTACCACGATTTCAGAGGATATGCAGGTAAATTATATGGTAATAATATCAAAGTTGGAGATGCTGTAACGGTTCTTCCTTCTTTGACAGAATCTGTAGTAACAAACATTCACTTTTTTGATCAAAAATTTGATGAAGCTAAAGCAGGTTCTTCAATTACTATCGAGTTAGAAAATGATATCAATGTGACTAGAGGGGATATGATTGTAAAATCAAGCGAACTTCCAAAAGTAGAAAAAGACATTACAACAACTGTTTGTTGGATGGACAGCAAAAAATTAGTAGCTGGAGCTAAATATTATGTACAGCATAATACGAATAGAGTTTTGGCAAAAATTGATAGTGTGAAAAATGTAATCGCTACGGATTATTCTGGTTCAAAAGAAGCTTCTCAGTTATCAATTAATGAAATTGGAGAAGTGACTATTAAATTGAGTAAAGCAATTTATTTTGATGCGTATAATGACAACAAATCAAATGGTGCTTTTATCTTAATTGATGCTACAACCAACACTACAGCAGGAGTTGGGTTTATTAAGTAA
- a CDS encoding homocysteine S-methyltransferase family protein: protein MSTIQEAIKERILVLDGAMGTMLQRYNFSEEDFRGERFKDFPHSLKGNNDLLSLTQPQAIAAVHAAYYEAGADIVETNTFSGTTIGMADYHMEDLVYELNYESAKIARKVADEFTAKNPAKPRFVAGSIGPTNRTASMSPDVNDPGYRAVTFDDLRIAYKQQVEALLDGGSDLLLVETIFDTLNAKAALFAIEEVKDERNIDVPIMVSGTITDASGRTLSGQTVEAFLISVSHIPLLSVGFNCALGADLLKPYLQTLSHNTSFNISAHPNAGLPNAFGEYDETPQEMQVLIREYLEDNLVNIIGGCCGTTPDHIRLIAEAASEYKPRVSVAVM, encoded by the coding sequence ATGTCAACAATTCAAGAAGCAATCAAAGAAAGAATCCTTGTACTCGATGGAGCTATGGGAACCATGTTGCAACGCTACAATTTTTCGGAAGAAGATTTTAGAGGAGAACGTTTCAAGGATTTTCCACATTCATTAAAAGGGAACAACGATTTATTGTCGCTTACCCAACCTCAAGCCATCGCTGCTGTTCACGCCGCTTATTACGAAGCAGGTGCCGATATAGTTGAAACCAATACGTTCTCAGGAACTACTATCGGTATGGCTGATTATCACATGGAAGATTTAGTCTATGAGTTGAACTACGAGTCGGCAAAAATTGCCCGCAAAGTAGCTGACGAATTCACTGCTAAAAATCCAGCTAAACCTCGTTTTGTGGCAGGTTCAATCGGACCAACAAACCGTACAGCGAGTATGTCACCAGACGTAAACGACCCAGGATACAGAGCCGTAACTTTTGATGATTTGCGTATTGCTTACAAACAACAAGTAGAAGCTTTGTTGGATGGAGGAAGTGATTTATTGTTGGTAGAAACAATCTTCGATACACTAAATGCCAAAGCCGCACTTTTTGCAATCGAAGAAGTTAAAGACGAAAGAAATATTGATGTGCCAATTATGGTTTCAGGAACGATTACCGATGCTTCAGGAAGAACACTTTCTGGACAAACGGTAGAAGCGTTTTTGATTTCAGTTTCGCATATTCCGTTATTGAGTGTAGGTTTCAATTGTGCTTTAGGAGCCGATTTATTGAAACCTTATTTACAGACTTTGTCTCATAATACTTCATTCAATATTTCAGCACATCCGAATGCGGGATTGCCAAATGCTTTTGGAGAATACGATGAAACGCCACAAGAAATGCAAGTTTTGATTCGTGAATATTTAGAAGATAATTTAGTAAATATCATAGGCGGTTGTTGCGGAACAACTCCAGACCATATTCGCTTAATTGCTGAAGCTGCGAGTGAGTATAAACCGAGAGTTTCGGTGGCGGTGATGTAA
- a CDS encoding HEPN domain-containing protein, with amino-acid sequence MESFRTEIENPIVQKEIIDLEKKIHLFRGGKIDDERFRSLRLARGIYGQRQEGVQMIRIKLPYGKVTSEQLVNITNVSEKYSTGRLHITTRQDIQIHYVSLDRTPELWADLAKDDITLREACGNTVRNITGSELAGVDVNEPFDVSPYAHGLFQYLLRNPICQEMGRKFKISFSSSDEDTALSYLHDLGFIPKIVDGQKGFKVVFGGGLGSQPAHAELLSEFIPVNEIIPTAEGIIRIFDRYGERAKRMKARMKFLIKEMGRDTFLDLVAKEKKAIAFETYEIDTTAFEGAIPAPLLEVPQVTIEDAEAYEAWKKSNVIAQKQDGYFAIGVKVLLGDFYIDKARLLADLIKNYGANELRFSLRQNIVIRHIKEENLPFFYQELAKLEMVSLGYNTIGDITACPGTDTCNLGIASSTGIADELERVIKAEYPQYSDNREIEIKISGCMNACGQHNMSAIGFQGMSINSGKLVAPALQVLLGGGRLGNGEGRFSDKVIKVPSRRGPDALRTILNDFDANGNGQKFLDYYDAKGEKYFYEILKPFADVTNLTEADFVDWGNADNYVKAVGVGECAGVVIDLVATLLLEAKDKLTFAQESFDEGKWSDAIYHAYAGFVNGAKALLLSENEKTNNHAGIVDLFDTVFIGTNKIELASSFRELVYQINAVEPSEAFAKKYIQEGIAFFEVIEKYRAKDLADA; translated from the coding sequence ATGGAAAGTTTTAGAACAGAAATAGAAAATCCGATAGTTCAAAAAGAGATTATCGATTTAGAAAAAAAGATACACTTATTCCGTGGAGGAAAAATTGATGACGAACGTTTTCGTAGTCTTCGTTTGGCTCGTGGAATCTACGGTCAACGTCAGGAAGGCGTACAAATGATCCGTATCAAATTGCCTTACGGGAAAGTGACGAGCGAACAATTAGTAAATATTACGAATGTTTCTGAAAAATATTCTACAGGACGTTTGCACATTACAACTCGTCAGGATATTCAAATTCACTACGTAAGTTTGGATAGAACTCCAGAACTTTGGGCAGATTTGGCTAAAGATGATATCACTTTGCGTGAAGCTTGTGGAAACACCGTTCGTAATATTACAGGAAGTGAATTAGCGGGTGTAGATGTAAACGAACCGTTTGATGTTTCGCCTTACGCACACGGATTGTTTCAATATTTGTTAAGAAACCCTATTTGTCAAGAAATGGGACGTAAATTCAAAATTTCGTTCTCTTCTTCTGATGAAGATACTGCTTTGAGTTATTTACACGATTTAGGATTTATTCCAAAAATTGTTGATGGTCAAAAAGGATTTAAAGTAGTTTTTGGTGGAGGTTTAGGTTCACAGCCAGCTCATGCCGAATTGCTTTCAGAATTTATTCCAGTAAACGAAATTATCCCAACGGCGGAAGGTATCATTCGTATTTTTGATAGATACGGTGAACGTGCAAAAAGAATGAAAGCGCGTATGAAATTCTTAATCAAAGAAATGGGAAGAGATACTTTCTTGGATTTGGTTGCGAAAGAGAAAAAAGCAATCGCTTTTGAAACATACGAAATAGATACAACTGCTTTTGAAGGTGCTATTCCAGCTCCATTATTAGAAGTACCTCAAGTTACAATTGAAGATGCAGAAGCTTATGAAGCTTGGAAAAAATCAAATGTAATTGCTCAAAAACAAGACGGTTATTTTGCTATTGGAGTAAAAGTTTTATTAGGAGATTTTTATATTGATAAAGCGAGATTATTAGCAGATTTAATCAAAAATTACGGAGCTAATGAATTGCGTTTTTCATTGCGTCAAAACATAGTAATTCGTCATATAAAGGAGGAAAATTTACCTTTCTTCTATCAAGAATTAGCCAAATTAGAAATGGTTTCTTTAGGTTATAATACTATTGGTGATATCACGGCTTGCCCAGGAACTGATACTTGTAACTTAGGAATTGCGAGCAGTACTGGTATTGCAGACGAATTAGAAAGAGTAATCAAAGCAGAATATCCACAATACAGCGACAACCGTGAAATTGAAATCAAAATCAGTGGTTGTATGAATGCTTGTGGGCAACACAATATGTCAGCAATTGGTTTCCAAGGAATGTCAATCAACTCAGGAAAATTAGTAGCGCCAGCGTTGCAAGTTTTATTAGGTGGTGGACGTTTAGGAAACGGTGAAGGTCGTTTTTCTGATAAAGTTATTAAAGTGCCTAGTCGTAGAGGACCAGATGCATTGCGTACGATCTTAAATGATTTTGATGCCAATGGAAACGGACAAAAATTCCTTGATTATTATGATGCTAAAGGAGAGAAATATTTCTATGAAATTTTAAAACCTTTCGCTGATGTAACTAATCTTACCGAAGCTGATTTCGTAGATTGGGGTAATGCTGATAACTACGTAAAAGCAGTTGGAGTAGGAGAATGTGCTGGTGTTGTTATTGATTTAGTAGCTACTTTATTATTAGAAGCTAAAGACAAATTGACTTTTGCACAAGAATCTTTCGACGAAGGAAAATGGTCTGATGCTATTTACCACGCTTACGCTGGATTTGTAAATGGTGCTAAGGCATTATTACTTTCTGAAAACGAAAAAACAAATAATCACGCAGGAATTGTTGATTTATTTGACACTGTTTTTATTGGAACAAACAAAATTGAATTAGCTTCTTCTTTCAGAGAATTAGTGTACCAAATCAATGCAGTTGAGCCTTCAGAAGCTTTCGCAAAAAAATACATTCAAGAAGGAATTGCTTTTTTTGAAGTTATCGAAAAATATAGAGCCAAAGATTTAGCTGATGCCTAA
- the cysD gene encoding sulfate adenylyltransferase subunit CysD translates to MSSVLKTNALESEAIYIFREVISQFDKPVLLFSGGKDSITLVRLAQKAFFPAKIPFPLLHVDTGHNFPETIAFRDKLVEELGLELIVRNVQDAIDSGKVVEESGKYSSRNSLQTTTLLDAIEEFKFDACIGGARRDEEKARAKERIFSVRDDFGQWDEKNQRPELFDLLNGKIENGQNVRVFPISNWTELDVWSYIEQEQIEIPSIYFSHKRKVFLRDGMIWSHSPFVYQEEDEVIEERIVRFRTVGDMSCTAAVDSYAATIAEVVGEIRTSTISERGARIDDKRSEAAMEKRKQQGYF, encoded by the coding sequence ATAAGTTCAGTATTAAAAACAAATGCTTTAGAAAGCGAAGCAATTTACATATTCAGAGAAGTAATTTCTCAATTTGACAAACCAGTTTTGCTTTTCTCTGGTGGGAAAGATTCTATTACATTGGTACGTTTGGCGCAAAAAGCTTTTTTCCCAGCTAAAATTCCTTTTCCATTGTTGCACGTAGATACTGGACATAACTTTCCTGAAACTATTGCTTTTAGAGATAAATTGGTAGAAGAATTAGGATTAGAATTAATTGTTCGTAATGTACAAGATGCTATTGATTCAGGTAAAGTTGTTGAAGAATCTGGAAAATATTCAAGTAGAAACAGCTTGCAGACAACTACACTTTTGGATGCTATCGAAGAATTTAAATTTGATGCTTGTATTGGTGGAGCGCGTCGTGATGAAGAAAAAGCAAGAGCTAAAGAACGTATTTTTTCTGTTCGTGATGATTTCGGTCAATGGGATGAAAAAAACCAACGTCCTGAATTATTTGATTTATTAAACGGAAAAATTGAAAATGGTCAAAACGTTCGTGTTTTCCCAATTTCAAACTGGACTGAATTAGATGTTTGGAGTTATATCGAACAAGAGCAAATCGAAATTCCATCAATTTACTTTTCACACAAACGTAAAGTATTCTTGAGAGACGGTATGATTTGGTCACATTCTCCTTTTGTTTACCAAGAAGAAGATGAGGTAATCGAAGAAAGAATTGTTCGTTTTAGAACTGTTGGAGATATGAGTTGTACCGCTGCGGTTGATTCTTATGCAGCAACAATCGCTGAAGTTGTTGGAGAGATTCGTACTTCTACCATTTCTGAAAGAGGTGCTAGAATTGATGACAAACGTTCGGAAGCGGCGATGGAGAAAAGAAAGCAACAAGGATACTTTTAG
- the cobA gene encoding uroporphyrinogen-III C-methyltransferase yields MPNPIQPKVTLVGAGPGDPDLLTVKAVKALAKANVVLYDALANDEILDYAPQEAIKIFVGKRIGNHAYTQDQINQLIVDNALTYGHVVRLKGGDPFIFGRGSEEIEFAESFGIPTFVIPGISSSIAVPAYQGISLTKRGTSESFWVITGTTSDRSLSNDIALASKSSATVVILMGMNKLSQIVTLFQNESKGETPVAIIQNGTTSDEKIGVGTIDTIQEVVVANKLSSPAIIVIGEVVKESNKLKGFFEEFVTSEIKL; encoded by the coding sequence ATGCCTAATCCCATTCAACCCAAAGTAACTTTAGTAGGAGCTGGTCCAGGTGACCCAGACTTGCTTACGGTAAAGGCTGTAAAAGCACTTGCTAAAGCGAATGTGGTTTTGTATGATGCTTTGGCAAACGATGAAATATTAGATTATGCTCCGCAAGAAGCTATTAAAATTTTTGTTGGAAAAAGAATAGGAAATCATGCATATACGCAAGACCAAATCAATCAATTGATTGTTGATAATGCGCTTACGTATGGACATGTTGTGAGATTAAAAGGTGGTGACCCATTCATTTTTGGACGCGGAAGCGAAGAAATTGAGTTCGCAGAAAGTTTTGGAATTCCTACATTTGTAATCCCAGGCATTTCATCGTCGATTGCAGTTCCTGCTTATCAAGGGATTTCATTGACCAAAAGAGGAACTTCTGAAAGTTTTTGGGTAATCACAGGAACAACTTCTGATAGAAGTTTATCAAATGATATTGCTCTTGCTTCAAAATCTTCAGCTACAGTTGTGATTTTGATGGGGATGAATAAATTATCACAAATTGTTACACTATTCCAAAACGAATCCAAAGGAGAAACGCCCGTTGCTATTATTCAGAACGGAACAACCTCTGATGAAAAAATAGGAGTTGGAACAATTGATACGATTCAGGAAGTAGTTGTAGCAAACAAATTAAGTTCGCCGGCAATTATCGTTATTGGAGAAGTAGTAAAAGAAAGCAACAAATTAAAAGGTTTTTTCGAAGAGTTTGTTACATCAGAAATAAAATTATAA